Below is a genomic region from Hevea brasiliensis isolate MT/VB/25A 57/8 chromosome 3, ASM3005281v1, whole genome shotgun sequence.
AGGAGGTGCTACTAGTAGAATAGGTGGTGCTACTATAGGTGCTGGTGGATGTGGTGATGCTGGAGCTACATACGCACCTGATACAATGCCATGAGAGGCGGAATCACCATGCTCATCTCTGCCCTCATGAAACTCATCATGATCTACCTCCTCTTCTGGAAGCAGAGGAGAGACTACAGGATCCCTATGAGGTCGGCCAACATCTGATAATCTAATTCTATGAGCAAAACGGCCACGATTAACATCACGACCTCTACTACCAACTGTCTTAGGCTGCATTGTACTATAAAACAAAGATAAGGAGCCAGTTATCAACATATATAATTAACAACACCAACACTAGAAGTAGAAGGGTCTACAGAACCTATAAACTTAAGCTTTAATACCATAAAATGTCACACTTGCCCCTAACCTATGGAGGCTGATGTAAATTGAAAAACTGACAGGGTTTCCCCTAAACTTATAGCAAAAGGAAATCATGAAACCTATTAAAATACATCTGGTATATAAAATAAGACTCCATGTCTAACCAACATAAATAAATACACAATGTACATATATTCTCTTGGTAAggatcaaaagaaaacatttacAGTTCAGAGCTTCTAGCTATTTTTACAGATGTAcactaaattaaaataaaaataaatattcaaaagaaatataCTGGCCCGACCTCCACTAAACTCTATAGCAGGTGAAATGGAAGAGATGACAATACTGAAGAGAGGCTGCAAGTGGTGAAGTCAACAAAAATAATctgaaatattgaaaattaagagGGTAAGTACAACTACTTAGTGAGCAGATGAATAAATGACAAAGGAGAACAGATAAGGTTTTAATACTTAATAGTACTAATTTTTTGCTATGTTAGAATAGGTCAGctgaataaatatcatttaatctaAATCATATAGCTGAGCTGAAATAAAATTCATGTTGTAACAATATCGCTGAAATAAATATATCAAAATCATAAAGCCTGTAATATCCTCATACACTCGCAATATGCTTTCTGTAGATAATGTTATCATCTCAGCCATAATAATAAACTTTGGCAGCCTGAGAGCAATGCTGGCATCTTGGACTCTATAATGACACCACAATAAcccaagagcaataaaaatattaGTCATATACATGTGCAGAGCTATCTTCAAAGGGCGACTACCTGATATATATCCCAGATTATGTGTATATCAAGCGTTGTCCCAAAGACAGTATGAATATAAGCTGAGCTGAAAGTAATTCACCTGTCATCAAAGTGCTATCTATTTGGTGCATATGTTGAGTATATTTGGTTATTTATTCAGCTGTAATTATAaatcttattttatttaataataaaataaaaaattaccatTCTCTGTTTCCATTTTCatacaaaaaaataatataaataatttatatttaataaaatatgataTTATATATTTATCCACTCATCTGTATTGAAGATAGATTGAAGCCTAGACTGCTGGAGCATCCCTAGTATCTACTACAGGAGCTGGATCATCTTCTAAAGTTAAAGGAAATAAAGATGCATCAAGAAAGGAATTTAAATCCTAAGCTAAAATTGTGGGATATAAAATACATTATTTATCTACGAAAATTTTAAAAGGAAGCCGGCAGCACTCCGGCATAATCCGAACATTCTCCAAAATTCCAATAGTTTAACTTATTTTTAACAAGCCACAACATatcacaaataaatttaaaatgtccATCTATAACCTACaccaaataatataataaattccaTATTTTTTTCCATTTATTTATCCTTCTTCATTTGATATATACTTCTTTCTCCTTTAGCATTTCATGCTAAAATTTCTTCCCTTTACTACATCAAAATTCTTGCTAATTTAATTACAACTAATCTCCATTAATAGCTCCACAATAACCACATCATATTTTAAACACTTCATTATCCACCTAGCAATTAAGATATAAAACTTAAATCCATCCATTCACTCACAAATTTTCCAATTTCTACTATCACTTGAAATTTTCCACTAGTTTATAACTTCCAATAATACTAAAGATATAATATTTAACTCTATTTTTTATGTACACAACATGCTAAATTTCTTGCATGTTTATAGTTAAGATTTAATATACTTATCAATTATCAAACCATTAGTAGTTTGACCATCCATCCCAAATTTGTTCATTCATGGGTTATATtctctaattaaaattaaatttaattcttaGTACACCAACTTAAATCCATCTCTTTCTATAGAAACACCATTTTTTTAATTCAACCTATTAAAGAGCACCTACCTAATAGTTAAAAATTTCATCTCTCTATTAACCCACATACACCTATTATTCCAAAAAAAAATTCATCTCTCTATTAGTCTTATACCATAAAAATTATCATAGAACAACAGAATATCAaattaaacttgaaaaattgagaGGAAGAAAAGAATAATTTACTCACTTGAAAGAAATTAGTAGCTCTTATGAGTGGAAGATGATTTTGAGTTAAGGTTTTTGTTAAAAATAagtgtttaattaaaatttgagcgGGCTTATGGGTTTGATTTGAGATATAGATGTGAATAAAAGGGATGAGGGGAGAAGAGCTTGGGTAGAGTCCCCTGTTTCTCCtctaggaaaacaaaaagaaggggaagtttttttatttttcttttctgctCGAGGCTAACGGGAAACAGTTCTCAAAGAATTCTGCTCCctctttatattattattattattattattattattattattattattattatctagagATTTCCCAAAGCTATAAGACATAGGCCTTATCACTTGTGTCATGACTCTCATAAAGTGAGTTAATGTGCTGAGTATTACATAtactacccaaaaaaaaaaaccaaaaaattgataatttgtctaaatataaataagataatTACACAGAAGCTACAAGGTCATCCATCTCAAATATTGATGGGTGGTGTAAGTGAAAACGACCTTTTTCCATAAAAAAACGCGCTTTCGTGTGACTAATGAAGCAGTAAATATGCATTTTCAGGATATGGGAATACACTTCACCGCAAAACCAACAGGGAAAGACAAAGCGGCAATCCCAATGCAAGCACCCCATTGACCCCAATTCAACCCCGTGGTACCGGTAAACCTTCCCCGAAGCTCCACCATCAGCACTTGAACAATAATAGTAAATCCAATGATCACTAAGAACAGTTTATTCTCGAGTATCCCTTCAAATATATTAATCTTCTCTAGTTTCCTTGCATTGAATTCATTAAATACTTGGCAGAGGACAAATGTGTTGAAGATAAGGGTATTCTTGACCATTTCATCCACACCAAAGATGGACTTGCCCTTAAATTTTAGAATCAGTAAGATTATTACCTGATACAAAGCATGAGCAATAAGGTTCCTCCACATGATTTTGGTTATAAGTGGCTCTGATCTACCTGCAGGTGGCTTTGTCATGAGATCATTGGTGGGCGGCTCAGAGGAAAATGCTAGTGCTCCCATTAAGCCCATAATGAGGTTCACCCACTGCAGCTGAACTGCAGTTAGGAGGACTTCACCAGAAGAGATGGCTGCAACCAAGTTTATGATGAGTGCTGCAACATTAACAGTGAGCTGAAATTGGATGAACTTCTGAATGTTGTTGTAGACACACCTCCCCCACCTCAAAACGGTTACCACAGAGGTGAAATTATCATCCAAGATGATTATGTCTGAGCTTTCTTTTGCCACCTCTGTCCCTTGAATTCCCATGCAAAGCCCAATATCCGCTTCCTTAAGAGCGGCGGCATCACTCGCGCCATCACCAGTGACTGCTACCACATGACCTTTCTCTTTCAAGCACTGTACCATCAGAAGCTTGTCAAATGGGGATGATCTTGCCATTACTCTGATGTCTTCTACCCTTGCTGTTCTCTCTTCAGGTGAGTAATTTCTGAATTCAACACCTTCTACTACTGCTTTGTTGTCCATATCCTTTTCAGGATTAAGAATTCCACATTCAATAGCTATAGCTCTTGCTGTATGTGGATGGTCACCAGTGATCATTTTAACACTCACTTTTGCTTTCCTACACGATTCTACAGCTGTTCCAACCCCTGGTCTACACGGGTTTTTCAATCCCACAAGCCCCAACAAGGTGAATCCAGTTTCTTCAAGCTTCTTATCAGAGACTTGCTTGTTTTCTTCTACGACTCTTTTGTGGGCAAAGGCAATGCATCGCCGGTTTTTGGCTGCTATACTATGAATTATTGCCGTAAATTGCGTTCTTTCTTTCTCATTCATTTCTACAAGCTCCCCGCTTTTGACATAATAAGTTGAACACATTGCTAATATCGTCTCAGCAGCTCCCTTCCAATGTGTGTGGACAGCTTTCTCATTGCTTTTCCTTATCATTATCCCACTTCTCTTTTTCTCTGAATTGAAGGCTTCTACATACGCTATTTCACACTTCTGCTTTGTTTCGTTGATATTCATTCCCAAATCTTGGACAGCCCAAGAAAGTATTGCCTTCTCAGTTGGACTACCAGATATCTCAGGGGTTGATGCAGAATGTGGTTTGTTAACAGTGGCTGTTGTATTTAAAGCAACCCCTTCTTCTAGTAACAACGAGAACTCTGGATCCATTTCCACTAAAGTACTATActcaattttctcttttccaagccAAAACTCCGAAACCTGCATCTGATTCGTGCACGTTTTGTCGGTGCAGATTGTTGTGGCTGAACCCATTGTTTCACAAGCAGAGAGTTTACGCACCAGCGCATTGTCAGTCATCTTTTGCTTCATAAAGTAAGCAAGAGTCAGGGTTACAGCTAGGGGCAGACCTTCTGGAATTGCTACCACTATAATGGTCACTGCTGTTGCAATAATATCGAAAACTGAAGTCAGTACATCGTTGACCTTTGTCTCACTTCCATTATATTCTCGACGTCCATGATCACCTCTGATGTTTCCTGTGAAATAACGGATTGTCAAAACAGCAAGAACCGGTAGGGCCGCTACCAATCCAACTTTTCCAATATCAGACTTCAGTTTGCTGAGTTGTGCTTGCAATGGGGTCTGCTCTTCCAAAGTGCGGCTTATAGAACTCATCATCTCACCCCAAGCTGTATTCATTCCAACAGATGTAACTAGCATGAAACCAAAGCCATTAGTCACCTTGGTTCCAGAGAGCAAGAATGGATTTCTGGTGCCATTTACCTCAACATGGTCGCTTTCACCGGTCATGCTAGATTCATCTACCTTCAAAGAACGGCCATCCGAGAACAACCCATCAGCTGGTATTTGATCCCCCATCTTCAGAGATACCAGATCGCCCACCACAACATCAAAAATGGATATATTCTGGTGCCTCCCATCTCTCACTACTTGTACCCTTACATTACTGATTTCATCGGAAAGTTTAAGAAATTGCCTTGATTGCTTGAAGTTGCTCACAGCTGAGATGGCCACGACAAGAAAGATAGCAACAATATTGCTCCCTCCATCATACCAGCCGTCTTTTGGGCCATGCTGTTTAATGCCGAAGGCCAGAGACAGAATAGCACAGGCCAAAAGAATGATAGCGGTTGTGTCCTTGAGTGCTTCAAGGACGAAGCTGAGAAAGCTTTTTGCAGGTGGCTTCTTGTACTTATTTGCACCAAAAACATCTCTCCTATGTGCAAGATCAGCTTCACTGCCACTGATACCTTCCTTCACATCACTCTGAAGAATTACAGCAACCTGCATAACTCCTCCTAGTTTGTTCAAGGAGTGGTGGTTCTTCTCTTTAATCATCTGAGAGAGTGTATTCTGATCAATGTTGATCAAAGACACATTGTCCCTACGGGTGGTAGCATCGTCGACGTGGATGGCAACAAAGGAAAGTGAACGCAAGGGCTTGGTTTGCTTGCACAAAACTTTCTTGGACAAGGAAAGAAGCAACCTCGTAAAATAAACGACTGTAAAAGCCGTCCGGCACCTTCGTTTGGCTGGGAAGAGATGTTCAGGATCAAAAATAGGCGTCTGGTAATGTTTTGGAGCTCTCAAAGGCATTATGACGAAGGAAAACAATAGAGATATTggagaaacaatgaatatatgtGGAACAGGATAGATATGTGATCATGTATACAGATTGCCGAGGGATTCTTATAGAGGAAGTAGGTAGGTTCCTCTATTTTCAGGTACTTACGCAGTACTTTCTTTAATCTAGTGAGAAGCGCAGATAAAGTTATTCGGAATAACTTATTCCCAACTTTTATTACCCGTCAAAGGCAGGCACCACCAAATTTGTCATGCTGAGATTTTATctcaaaaaattatatatttttctttatatttttttaagtaaattattatttataatatgataaatttatatttgatattaatttaatttttttaaaaacaaaaatttttgtacaaattatattatttatcccTTAAACTAATTTTAGACAAATAgacaaattattttatctttttatatTAATTCCCCCATAGTTCTAATTAATAATATCAACATATTTATTGTTTTTAttaatatatcattaatttaaaatttaaaatttaaaataatttaaactaACAATATTTAAAACAAATATAATTTGTTTACAAAAAAATTACTAGTGGATTCACCAAATTAAATTCCCATTTAGAAGTGAGTGGGAAGGGAGGAGGCATCCTTTTAAAGGAACAGCCAACTCCTACCCCACCTCTGTGAAAATGATGtgggacatatatatatatatatatatatatatatatatatatatatatatatatatatatatatatatattttatgtttacatattattttcttaatttataattcaatatttaaattatcaatttatataaataattgattaaaataaaaaaatatttaatttttaaaattacttaCGATACAAATGTAAGTTATTATATGAtagaaatatattaattattttgattgatattaaaaaatatttgtaagactaagattttaaaatttagtATTATATATGTAATTGATTGCAACTTTTAATTATTAACACTTATAAGCTTAATAATTAAGAATAATATGTTGATTAGaacctttaattatatataaattagattaaaaaaaatataactaaagaaattatattaattatattatatgtgaTATTTGTAAGTTGACTTATAATATGAAGTTAATttagaaagaaattctctcaatatTCTATGGGAGAAACATCGCAAGTATTTACCATTGACTGTATTTCTTCTCTTTCTCGTATGCGAATGCTTTGACCATACATATAACACCAAGTGCCAGTGATTTTTCTCCCTTGACATGAAAATGACTCCTTCGACAAAACTAGAAAAAAGCGAATGGACAGTTGCAACCGACtgggattttattttttttttgaaacttcAACTGGGTGTTGCTGTAAATATGGGACCCAGATGCCTCTTGGGAGCGATTGATCAGCACGTGAAGGTAACTCTTGAGGTTTATGATGGAGCGTTTGATTCAGGCTTGACAATTGATGGTCCATCTGGTGGGTGAGTTAGGAAGATTGCCGATGCAAGTGATATGGGCATGATGCAAAGTGCCTTGGATTGAAGGAATTGCATAGCAGCACCAATGTCTTCTTCCATTAACTTAGctactttatttatttttccttctCAAGGTTGAGTCTTGAATATGAAATCAAAATTAGTATCCTGTTGTCCATTATAACAGAATGGCTCCTAACTAACTCTTCCATTTGGCATCAGCCCACCTAACTTCTTTTTATTATTAGGCTTTgtttagaatttaaatttaaaactttccaatttaaaataatttcattattattaaattaaaattcattaatatttatcttgttaaaaaaatataaatatatatataattaatttaaaaaaattataattatcaaatattaatatgatgagtttttttttttaattgcacaTATCATTGCATTATATAACTCATAGGGCAAACAATACATTAGAAAAGGTCAAGGCTTGAACCCAATACAAATCCCCCACCCAACTCATAAAAAACCCAACCCCAAACCAACCATGCCCTACAACCAATCCAGCAGAAATCTAGAAGCTTCCACCCCTTACAATGCTACCTATCACGAGCTGAGCGAGAGAGACCCATCGAAGATGAACCAAAATAGGGAGAAACTCTCCTGCAAAGACTCGTAAAACAAAGTATACTAGCCAAAGCTAAAAGAAAACCACCCCACAGCCACACTCAACAAGCTAACCTCTTCCAGAGAAAAGCACAGAGCCCTAGTCAACGCCATGGGAAGAAAAGAAAAGTATAGGCCGTGGCCTCTTAGTCTCATTTTAGTGATGGGAAAGCCGACAAACAACAGTAAATGCCAGTTTTGATCCCCACAGAAGCCTTTCAACTAGCTTTCTTCCCAGATCGACAGCCAAACACCAAGCAGAGGAAAACACCAAACCCAGGAATTAATAGAACCAATAATTGATTCAACCCCAGCTTCCTCCTAGCAGATTGCCTCCAGTTCACCCTCACCAAGATAAAACCACAATCTGCCAAACCTATCCTTCAAAAACAAAACTATAAAAATCAAACCAGGGTGAGGACGAAACCTACATCTAGCTCGGAGAAAACACGTCTTCCCCTGTCCCAAAAGGACAAAGGAGGAATACTAGAACAAACTAGGTCCAGTCTGAGGGACtgcgagaaaaaaaaaaactctcgaGAGAAATTTCTCTCTCTAGAATTTCATTTATTCTGATGAGATTTAAGTATTCTTTAATTTTTagcctttatttatttataattaaaatatgacGTGCTAATTTTGGGATTGGACTTCTCCTTCATGTGAGTTCAGAGAAGATAAATTCCTCACATAAATTTCTATATTCATTTTTAGCAATTTGAGTTGAGAAGTGTTCGAGGTCTTTATTTCgattaattttattcatttcaatttttgggTCAACTTCATTTTGTTATTAAAGGATTtctaattaaactttaattttaattcatAAAAGTCTATTAACTTGTAATAGCAGCTTTCTATGAAAAAAAGAGATCATAATTACCATTTTGCCACTCTCTTAAAAATAAAAAGACCATTTTACTCATCTCCTCTTTCTTTCTCCCTCTCTcacatttttattttcttatggccaatttaattaattgataatattaataaaactATTTCATTTTTAActagattttatttattatatatttttaataaaattatttattaatttatttgtttcttttattcttaatttgttattattaatttaattttatgaaactttaatttaaattttaatttttataaaatttaaaataaatttaaattttatataaaaatgtaCATCACCCTTaataaattagttttaaaataaatctcattaataaaaataaattaatcataagaaatagaaaaacataaattaataaataattttatcaataaagctggtaaataaataatttcattaaaaaataatcaCTAATTAATTTGATCATAAAAAACAAGAATATGAAAAAGAGGGAGAAATAAAAGGGAAAAAGGTAAAATGGTGATTTCCTTTTTGAAATAGAATATTAAAATGATAATTTCTATCTTTTTCATCTAAAAATCTGTTGTTGTAGGTCatgaagtgaaaaaaaaaaaaaagaagaacaaaacccatcaaggttattttaactaGGATTCAAGTTAATATCTTAActtgattttataaaataaaatcctaGTTATTGTACATTTATCAGGGTTATGTGCAAAGCTGAAATCCTGCCGCTTCGCCTGGATTGCTCAGTTGTAATCTTGTTGAGTTCATGAAATCATTTCAACACATGAAACTTTAATGTTCACACGTGTTTTGATTGGCTTGAGCTTGATCCCCAAACTCTCAGGAGACAGAAGTTCTGGTGCTATACAAAAATGGCTCAAGGGACTGGCTGGGTTGGAGCCATTACTTGATGAGGAAGCAAAATGAGGTTGCCTGTGGTAGCCAAATCCCATTAGAAAGAATTCCATAGGGATTATCATGGCATATGAGTGTTCTTCTGTCACTAGTGAGCCGCATGCCTGAACCTGTCAACGGCAAGCGGGATTTGGATACTTCAGTCACAATGCCAATGTGTGTGCACACAAACAGGAGCGGTTTTGGTTGAACGCATGTGTCTATGCAAGCAAAAAGCAGCTCATTTTATACTTGCTAAAAGTACAAAAGAACTGGGAGGCCCAGTGGTAAATGTCTAGTCATTTTCAACAATTAATTCAGCAAGGGTTACTAACTGGTTCATGAACTACAGCAAAAATAGCATTGAGAAGAGCTGTACCTCAACAAGAGCACATATTTTCTTGCCCATTTTGGCACTCATATATACAGATTCATCGCGAAACTGACTACTCTCACCCACAAAAATAAGCGTCTTGCATTGCAACTCCTTCAAGCCGTCTGTAAGGTCATGTCTCCTGCTTTTTGGTGATAGGCATTATTATTGGATCAGGCAAATATAATGTGATTACATAACTTGTTTGAGGAGAACAGTACTTTCAGGTGAACTTTTTTGATAGTAGGAGATTTTGTAAGTAGTGGCTAGTTTGCAATTCCCATTCAAGTTCAACCAGAACAAGTTCAACCAGGAGAATGATTTAATTACAAGAGCCTTGAACTTTGGTATTGCAATGGGAGAGGCTTGAGTCTAGTAGAAATACAAGGCAGACaggaaaaagaaaatgcaaaatactataAGAAGCAAAAATAACTCACTCATTAATTGCTTGAAGAAAGCGCATGACATTCAAACTTTGCCTCTCATCCAGCAACTGTGTCCGCACACCAAAAGGGACTGACATCAGTTCATCACAGGTATTAATAAATTTCATCCCCTACTAGACATTATTATTAGCAGTTCGAGTGTTCCACAAAAAGATTGCTCTGAACAATTCAATGTTTCTTCCCTGTTTACTTGGTGAAAAATTACAGAAGGAAAAAGCTAATGTAAGTTGTAACAGAGATTCCCTTACCCTTCTACATGCTTGAATGATGTCTGATTCTGCGCCATGCACACCACACCTAATTTCCTACATCAGGAATTTGAGTGTCACAACACACattagataataataattaaaaaaaaaaagagaaaaactaaAAAATGTGGTCACTATTAGTACCTTACTGAAGTAGCGCTGGATAAGGCACTCCTTCAGTACACCACACATACCATAGAAGTATAACAAATTTAATAATACCTGGAAAAAAAAGGTCAAAGTTCATAAAAGTTCTAAGCAAATGTCTCAATTGACATAAGCATGTGTATCTTTTACtttattcttatttttgttaATCTCCACTTCTAGGAAAGAAATGTTATAGATGTCAGCCCAAACCCGCATGGATGATGCAGCTCtggtttgatgtcatttaaaggtcGATTAACAAGCGATAATTACATGACTAAAAAAAGATAATCACAGTGGAAATGCACATTTACACGTATTTGGATAAGAATTTTTCATTTCTAATTGAATTCTTTTAACTGTTACAGTTCAGCTTTCCATATAACCCTGGATGACGCAAATATGGCTTGCATTTTATAAACATGCAGGTAGAAATTAAAATCATAGTCTGCAACCATGAATGAAGAAGGAACGGCCACGGAAAGCGGGACCAGTCCTATCTCAAATATTTCGCCATtctgagtccatcggtgg
It encodes:
- the LOC131178445 gene encoding putative calcium-transporting ATPase 13, plasma membrane-type; this encodes MPLRAPKHYQTPIFDPEHLFPAKRRCRTAFTVVYFTRLLLSLSKKVLCKQTKPLRSLSFVAIHVDDATTRRDNVSLINIDQNTLSQMIKEKNHHSLNKLGGVMQVAVILQSDVKEGISGSEADLAHRRDVFGANKYKKPPAKSFLSFVLEALKDTTAIILLACAILSLAFGIKQHGPKDGWYDGGSNIVAIFLVVAISAVSNFKQSRQFLKLSDEISNVRVQVVRDGRHQNISIFDVVVGDLVSLKMGDQIPADGLFSDGRSLKVDESSMTGESDHVEVNGTRNPFLLSGTKVTNGFGFMLVTSVGMNTAWGEMMSSISRTLEEQTPLQAQLSKLKSDIGKVGLVAALPVLAVLTIRYFTGNIRGDHGRREYNGSETKVNDVLTSVFDIIATAVTIIVVAIPEGLPLAVTLTLAYFMKQKMTDNALVRKLSACETMGSATTICTDKTCTNQMQVSEFWLGKEKIEYSTLVEMDPEFSLLLEEGVALNTTATVNKPHSASTPEISGSPTEKAILSWAVQDLGMNINETKQKCEIAYVEAFNSEKKRSGIMIRKSNEKAVHTHWKGAAETILAMCSTYYVKSGELVEMNEKERTQFTAIIHSIAAKNRRCIAFAHKRVVEENKQVSDKKLEETGFTLLGLVGLKNPCRPGVGTAVESCRKAKVSVKMITGDHPHTARAIAIECGILNPEKDMDNKAVVEGVEFRNYSPEERTARVEDIRVMARSSPFDKLLMVQCLKEKGHVVAVTGDGASDAAALKEADIGLCMGIQGTEVAKESSDIIILDDNFTSVVTVLRWGRCVYNNIQKFIQFQLTVNVAALIINLVAAISSGEVLLTAVQLQWVNLIMGLMGALAFSSEPPTNDLMTKPPAGRSEPLITKIMWRNLIAHALYQVIILLILKFKGKSIFGVDEMVKNTLIFNTFVLCQVFNEFNARKLEKINIFEGILENKLFLVIIGFTIIVQVLMVELRGRFTGTTGLNWGQWGACIGIAALSFPVGFAVKCIPIS
- the LOC131178446 gene encoding protein NDL1-like yields the protein MCGVLKECLIQRYFSKEIRCGVHGAESDIIQACRRLLDERQSLNVMRFLQAINERHDLTDGLKELQCKTLIFVGESSQFRDESVYMSAKMGKKICALVEVQACGSLVTEEHSYAMIIPMEFFLMGFGYHRQPHFASSSSNGSNPASPLSHFCIAPELLSPESLGIKLKPIKTRVNIKVSCVEMIS